A single Anopheles maculipalpis chromosome 3RL, idAnoMacuDA_375_x, whole genome shotgun sequence DNA region contains:
- the LOC126560735 gene encoding uncharacterized protein LOC126560735, with the protein MPEPPLMGNLPQQRVAFAQRAFSFTGIDYFGPFLVSVGRRVEKRWGVLLTCLTSRAIHLEIAASLTTASCILAIRRFIARRGMPLEIFSDRGTNFVGASRELKEALEEVDHDALITEFCGPRMKWTFNPPGAPHFGGCWERMVRSVKKVLNQCVFPKRPTDEVLLSTFTEIELIVNSRPLTYVPLEDETAEPLTPNHLLLGSSDGSKPPAVYCDSPAALRSSWRAAQQAADLFWKKWVSEYLPTLTRRTKWFEPVRPIEIGNVVVIADNNLPRNCWPRGRIVSVVPGKDGQVRQATIETTSGTYVRPAHQIAVLDVTA; encoded by the coding sequence ATGCCAGAACCACCGCTAATGGGTAACCTACCGCAACAGCGTGTCGCATTTGCTCAGCGTGCCTTCTCGTTCACAGGTATCGATTATTTCGGCCCGTTCTTAGTGTCCGTCGGTCGCAGAGTCGAGAAACGGTGGGGAGTTTTACTTACCTGCCTCACGTCGAGAGCCATCCATCTCGAGATAGCGGCATCCCTCACCACAGCGTCATGCATACTGGCGATTCGACGTTTCATCGCTCGACGCGGTATGCCACTGGAGATATTCAGCGATCGCGGTACAAACTTCGTCGGGGCCTCGCGAGAACTGAAGGAAGCGTTGGAGGAGGTTGACCACGACGCGTTGATAACGGAATTTTGTGGCCCGCGAATGAAATGGACGTTCAATCCACCTGGCGCGCCTCACTTCGGCGGCTGCTGGGAGCGCATGGTGCGCTCCGTGAAGAAGGTGTTGAACCAATGTGTATTCCCCAAACGCCCTACGGATGAAGTACTCCTTTCAACCTTCACGGAAATCGAGCTAATCGTTAATTCGAGACCACTTACCTACGTGCCATTGGAAGATGAAACGGCCGAGCCTTTAACGCCGAACCACCTGCTCCTCGGGAGCTCTGATGGGAGCAAACCGCCAGCCGTTTACTGCGACAGTCCCGCAGCCTTGAGATCATCGTGGAGAGCAGCACAACAGGCAGCGGACTTATTCTGGAAGAAATGGGTTTCCGAATACTTACCTACTCTTACTCGTCGGACCAAGTGGTTCGAACCGGTACGGCCAATCGAGATAGGGAATGTGGTAGTGATAGCGGATAACAATTTGCCTAGGAATTGTTGGCCAAGAGGACGTATTGTATCGGTTGTCCCTGGCAAGGATGGACAAGTCAGACAGGCGACAATTGAAACCACCAGCGGAACGTACGTAAGACCTGCACACCAAATAGCAGTCTTGGACGTTACAGCCTAG